The Piliocolobus tephrosceles isolate RC106 chromosome 3, ASM277652v3, whole genome shotgun sequence genome has a window encoding:
- the LOC111529608 gene encoding LOW QUALITY PROTEIN: UDP-glucuronosyltransferase 2B23 (The sequence of the model RefSeq protein was modified relative to this genomic sequence to represent the inferred CDS: inserted 2 bases in 2 codons) — translation MSVKWTSVILLIQLSFYFSSGSCGKVLVWAAEYSHWMNMKTILEELVQRGHEVTVLASSASILFDPNNSSALKIEVFPTSLPKPEFQNLVTQEIKRWSDLPKDIFWLYFSQMQEIMWKFGDIFREFCKDVVSNKKLMKKLQESRFDVVFADPIFPCSELLAELFNIPLVYSLRFTPGYGFEKQCGGFLFPPSYVPVIMSELSDQMTFMERVKNMIYMLYFDFCFQMYDMKKWDQFYSEVLGRPITLSETMGKADIWLIRNSWNFQFPHPLLPNVDFVGGLLCKPAKPLPKEMEEFVQSSGENGVVVFSLGSMVTNMKEERANLTFYISSGSCGKVLVWPTDFSRWMNIETILDELVQREAQEIICTFNDIIRKFCKDGVSNKKLMKKLQESKFDAVLADAIVPFGELLTELFNIPFAYSLPFSAGCTLEKHSGGFLSPPSYIPAVMSELSDQMTFMERVLWRFDGNRPHALGPSTQVYKWIPQIDLLGHPETSAFFTHDGSNGIXEVIYHGIPMVGIPLHEEDQPDNITQMKARATAIRLNFNTVSSTDLFNALKTVINDPLYKENTMKLSTICHDQPVKVXAVFCFEFITHHKGTKHPQLAAHNLTSFRYHSLDVIGFLLACVATVIFTIIKCCVFYVWKFARTGKKG, via the exons ATGTCTGTGAAATGGACTTCAGTAATTCTGCTAATACAACTGAGCTTTTACTTTAGCTCTGGGAGTTGTGGAAAGGTGCTGGTGTGGGCAGCAGAATATAGCCATTGGATGAATATGAAGACAATCCTGGAAGAGCTTGTCCAGAGAGGTCATGAGGTGACTGTACTGGCATCTTCAGCTTCCATTCTTTTTGATCCCAACAACTCCTCCGCTCTTAAAATTGAAGTTTTTCCTACATCTTTACCTAAACCTGAGTTTCAGAATTTAGTCACGCAAGAGATTAAGAGATGGTCAGACCTTCCAAAAGatatattttggttatatttttcaCAAATGCAAGAAATCATGTGGAAGTTTGGTGACATATTTAGAGAGTTCTGTAAAGATGTAGtttcaaataagaaattaatgaagaaacTACAAGAGTCAAGATTTGACGTCGTTTTTGCAGATCCTATTTTTCCCTGTAGTGAGCTGCTGGCTGAGCTATTTAACATACCCCTTGTGTACAGTCTCCGCTTCACTCCTGGCTATGGTTTTGAAAAGCAATGTGGAGgatttcttttccctccctcctatGTACCTGTTATTATGTCAGAATTAAGTGATCAAATGACTTTCATGGAGAGGGTAAAAAATATGATCTATatgctttattttgatttttgtttccaaaTGTATGACATGAAGAAGTGGGATCAGTTTTATAGTGAAGTTCTAG GAAGACCCATTACACTATCTGAGACAATGGGGAAAGCTGACATATGGCTTATTCGAAACTCCTGGAATTTTCAGTTTCCACATCCACTCTTACCAAATGTTGATTTTGTTGGAGGACTCCTCTGCAAACCTGCCAAACCCCTACCTAAG GAAATGGAAGAGTTTGTACAGAGCTCTGGAGAAAATGGTGTTGTGGTGTTTTCTCTGGGGTCAATGGTCACTAACATGAAAGAAGAAAGGGCCAAC CTGACCTTTTACATTAGCTCTGGGAGTTGTGGAAAGGTACTGGTGTGGCCCACAGATTTCAGTCGTTGGATGAATATAGAGACAATCCTGGATGAGCTTGTCCAGAGGG AAGCACAAGAAATCATCTGTACATTTAATGACATAATTAGAAAGTTCTGTAAGGATGGAGTTTCAAATAAGAAACTTATGAAGAAACTACAAGAGTCAAAATTTGATGCTGTTCTTGCAGATGCGATTGTTCCCTTTGGCGAGCTGCTGACTGAGCTATTTAACATACCATTTGCGTACAGTCTCCCCTTCTCTGCTGGCTGCACACTTGAAAAGCATAGTGGAGGATTTCTATCTCCACCTTCCTACATACCTGCTGTTATGTCAGAATTAAGTGACCAAATGACTTTCATGGAGAGG GTTCTGTGGAGATTTGATGGGAATAGACCACATGCGTTAGGACCCAGTACTCAGGTGTACAAGTGGATACCCCAGATTGACCTTCTTG GTCATCCAGAAACCAGTGCTTTTTTTACTCATGATGGATCCAATGGCA ACGAGGTGATCTACCATGGGATCCCTATGGTGGGCATTCCATTGCATGAGGAGGATCAACCTGATAACATTACACAAATGAAGGCCAGGGCAACAGCTATTAGATTGAACTTCAACACAGTGTCAAGTACAGACTTGTTCAATGCACTGAAGACAGTAATTAATGACCCTTT ATATAAAGAGAACACTATGAAGTTATCAACAATTTGTCATGATCAACCAGTAAAGG GGGCAGTCTTCTGTTTTGAATTTATCACGCACCATAAAGGAACCAAGCACCCTCAGCTTGCAGCCCACAACCTCACTTCGTTCCGGTACCACTCTTTGGATGTGATTGGGTTCCTGCTGGCCTGTGTGGCAACTGTGATATTTACCATCATAAAATGTTGTGTGTTTTATGTCTGGAAATTTGCTAGAACTGGAAAGAAGGGATAA